From Camelina sativa cultivar DH55 chromosome 20, Cs, whole genome shotgun sequence, the proteins below share one genomic window:
- the LOC104770363 gene encoding glycine-rich RNA-binding protein 3, mitochondrial-like isoform X2: MTFLSKFGNILKQTTSKQLNGQVSLSSPSLFQAIRCMSSSKLFIGGMAYSMDKDSLREAFTKYGEVVESYGGSGAGGYGGDATGHGAAGGYGASSGYGSSGNTYGEVPSATAGAVGDYNGSSGYGSANTYGSNNGGFAGDSQFGGNPVANSSQFGGDNTQFAAGSQFGGEDQFGSMEKSEIKMENGPVEGDFEDDTDVAKRA, encoded by the exons ATGACTTTTTTGAGTAAATTCGGGAACATATTGAAGCAGACAACGAGCAAGCAACTCAATGGTCAGGTTTCTCTATCAAGCCCTTCGCTTTTTCAGGCTATAAGGTGTATGTCATCTTCTAAGCTCTTCATTGGAG GTATGGCTTATAGCATGGATAAGGATAGCTTAAGAGAAGCTTTCACTAAATATGGTGAAGTCGTTGAAA GCTATGGCGGCAGTGGTGCTGGTGGCTATGGAGGCGATGCTACTGGTCACGGAGCTGCTGGTGGTTATGGTGCAAGCAGTGGATATGGATCTAGCGGCAACACTTACGGTGAGGTTCCAAGTGCAACTGCAGGGGCTGTTGGTGACTATAATGGAAGTAGTGGTTATGGTAGTGCCAATACTTACGGTAGCAACAATGGTGGGTTCGCTGGAGATAGCCAGTTTGGAGGAAACCCTGTTGCCAACAGCTCGCAGTTTGGTGGTGACAATACTCAATTTGCTGCCGGTAGCCAATTTGGCGGTGAAGATCAATTTGGAAGCATGGAGAAAAGTGAAATTAAGATGGAGAATGGACCAGTGG